The sequence CGGGGCGGTGTTGACCGTCATCGGGTTCCGACGCCTGTCAAATTCGAGGGGGTGAATCGATGAGGTGCTTACCAGCAACAAGGAAAGGATGGGACACGTGATGACCACCAAATCGTTTGGAACGGGACGCATGTCGGAAAGGGAGGTGGTGGTTCTCCTGGACACTTTTCGGCGACTCATCCGGCGGCGAGCGAGAGTCAATCTCGTTAAACTGATTCATAAGACACACTCCGCTGATCTGGCTCTTCTCTTTCGATACTTTACTGATACACAGCGGCTGGACGTCTTCAACCTGATGAAGGAAGATAACCGGGCCGGTGAATTGCTGAGCGAACTGGACACGTCGATTGTTCAGTCACTGCTGGAACCGATAGAAGCCGAACCTATCGCGGAGTTGTTGAAAGAAATTGGCTCGGACGATATGGCTGACATTCTGGGACTTCTTCCTGATGAGAAAACCAATTCGATTCTGGACACTCTGAAGAAGGAGGAACTGGAGGAACTTATGGCCTATCCGCAGGATAGCGCCGGCGGTATCATGGCGGTGGATGTCTTTTCTCTTCCGGAAACGATGAAGGCAAAGGACGCCATCGACTCGATCCGGACCTATTATAAAGAAGCCGAAATGGTCTTCTACCTGTACGTCACAGAAGAACACAAGAGACTTACGGGCGTCGTCTCTCTACGAGAGCTCGTTACGGCAGACCCGGACGCGGAGCTGAAGTCTATTATGACAAAAGAGGTGGTATACGTCTCCCCGGAAACCGACCAGGAAGAAGTGGCAAGACAGGTTTCCCGCTATAACCTCCTTGCCGTCCCGGTGGTGGATAATGACCGCACTCTTCTGGGAATTGTGACAGTGGATGACGTTGTGGACGTCATACGTGAAGAAGCCACGGAAGACTTCCTTCAGATGGCAGGGATAGGAAAAGACAGGGAAATCTTGCTGAAACCCGTATCTGAAAATGTGAAGCTTCGGTTGCCGTGGCTTTTTGCCACGTGGGTGGGCGGGTTGATGGTCGCCTGGATATCGGGAATCTTTGAACCCGTTCTTATGAGCACGGTGGCTCTCCCTGCTTTTATACCTGTCATCATCGGAATGGGAGGGAACGTGGGAACGCAATCCTCCACCATCATTATCAGAGGATTTGCAACCGGGAGAATCCAGCTCTCCCGCATAGGACAGGTTATCTGGAAAGAGATGAGGGTTGGAATCCTGCTAGGCATTTTCTACGGTTTCCTCCTGGGCGTCGTTTCCACTTTCTTGAAGTTTTTGAATGTGTCACCGATGATCGGACTTGTGGTGGGGTTGTCAATTTGCATTTCCATGCTTATCGCCACATCGATAGGGACACTTGTACCCATCCTCCTCAGGAGGCTCGACGTGGATCCCGCCGTCGCTTCCGGTCCTTTCGTCACCACATCCATCGACATCCTCGGTATTCTCGTCTACTTTCTCATTGCGGCCCATTTCCTCATCACCGTCTGAGCTTTTCGAGCATTGCTCCCTCTTCTTTTCCACATCTTCCTGGGCCTTTACGCGATCATTCTGATTTTCTTCCTGCTCGGCCTTGTGAGACGGGGCCACCCCAGAACAGAGGATCGTCACTCGGTCAGTGTGGTGATTCCGGTGAAAAATGAGAAAGATCATATTGTGAGAATCCTGACGGAAGTAACCCACCAAACGTATCCCAAAGAGAGTTATGAGATCATCATTGTGGATGATCAATCCACAGATATTACCCCAAATGTGTGCCGCTCCTTTGCAAAAGAACATCCCAACCTCACGTTGCTGTCAACGAAAGAGAATTCTTCACCCCTGCGGTTCAAGAAACGACCTCTGGATATGGGAATCCGTCACGCATCGGGAGAGATAATCCTCCTCACCGACGCGGATTGTCATGTCTCCAGCTCCTGGATCGAAGTCATGGCATCCTACTTCACGACACAAGTGGGTGCAGTCGTCGGTTATGCCCAGGTGTCGCCTTCAGTGTCAAGCTTCGAGAGGATCCAAGCCCTCGATTTTCTCCTGCTCATGGCAGCGGCCGAGGGGACCACACAAATGGGAATTCCCCTTGCATGCACGGGTCAGAATCTTGCTTACCGGAAGGAAGCTTTTGAGGAAGTGAAAGGATTTTCATCCTTTCCCCATGCCGTGGGTGGCGATGATAACCTGCTTCTCCAGCGGATCAAACACCAGACAGACTGGAAAATCGCCTTCGCCTCCGATTCCTTCAGCTACGTCAGCAGTGCTCCGCTTCCCACACTTCGGGATTTTGTCACCCAGCGCATGCGATGGGCAAGTGACTCTTCTTACGTTCGGCAGTACGACCCTTTCTTCTTCTCTATTATCATCATCACATTTGTCGTGAATCTTCTACCGCTGACCATGCTCGCAGCTTCGCTGTGGACGCCGGCACTCCTGATTCCCCTTGCGAAGGGATTGGCTGCAAAATTCGCAGTGGAAGGAGTCCTGATGATGAAGGCCACCCGGGTATTGAATCGCCGTGAACTGAGAAAAACGTTTGCAGGCTGGTTTCTTCTTCAAATCCCCTATGTAGTGGCCATGGGCATACTCAGTTTTGGCGGTCACCGGCTGCAGTGGGGAGGAAGAGAGAAGTGAGTCTTCCGAAGATCATTCTCCTCGCTGGATTCCTGACTTCATTGGGCGCTGAGACATATCACTATACCATCTACTTCTGGAAAATCCCGTGCGTCCATATTACGATGACCATTTCTGACACTGGAGAGGCAAGACGCACCGAACTTGATTTCACAACGAGGACAACGAAGGCGTTTTCTTACATTTTCCCCGTGAACAGCAGATACCGGACCATACTTGACGCGCAGACATTCCAGATGCTTCGGTATGAGAAAAACGTGGAACAGCCCAATCTGAAGCAGAAGCTCACGATTCTGTGGAATGCCCAACAGAAGGTGTATCAATCTGATAGCATCCATTATGAACGCCCTGAAGGGACTCATAACATTTTCTCGCTTCTCCTGCGCGCTCGTTCCACTGACTGGGAATCCCTTGACATGCAATGGTGGCCCATGGATCATGAAGGCCGTTTTCTTAAATCACGTTTTCTCTGGGTCGATTCAACAGAAATCGATCTGGATGGGGAGAGACACGTCACTGACCACTACCGGGTTGACCTGATACCGGGGAACTCAGATGCTCATCTTGTGGACGTGACCGATGTGTTTACCTGGGGCATCGGCCTGGAGGACTGTGTGCGGCAAATCTGGATTGAAAGAGGGGAAGAAAGACGTATATTGCGCGCCGAGGTGAAAGTCAAAGGATTCACCCTCTTCGCCGAACTCGACAATGAGTGACTCACCATCCAGAAGAATAAAAACTCTTTTTCGCCACTACTGGAAGGTTCTCCTGTTGTGGGGAATCATCCTCACCGGAATCCTGGTGGCACTCAACTTCGGGATTGACACGAAAGTCATTGCCATTGCCACCATTTTCCTTGGTGTAGTCACCAAAGCGTTTGCCGGACTGGCCGCCATCGTATTGTTGATTCCGGTGGTGGGACCATTTATCGTAAAACTGTTTGCTATTCCGCTGTTTTGGATCCTAAATGCTCTCGGCTACTTCGTGTCGGTCATCGCCATCAAGAAAGGGTATACAAAAGAAATGATGCAAACGAAAGTGCTGACGATAGCCCTGATGGTGGGGATCCTTTTGGGCTATATCCTCGGACACCTGATACCCATTCGGTAGAACTATCAGTCCTTGATCCGCTGCCTCTGGCTATCTTGTAAGAACCCGTTTTCTTTTCATTCAAAGCGACCGATTCCTTCGGCTATGTAGTGTGTGATCGCAATGTTTACCATTCCTTAGCCTTCGCCTCTTCCTCTGGCTCAGAACGTAAGCACTTTCACACTCTCAATCGTCCACTCGGCTAAAGTATCCACGCCACTCTTCACAATCCCGTCAATCAACATTTCTTGAGATACCCCCCGGGCATCGCAACATGTACCTCAGGCGTGGACATCATAATCGCGCTTGAGCAGACCGTTGATCATCCTGCCAATATTGTAATAGCCGTCGGGGGTCTTCTGGTCTTTCAGTCCGCAGAATATACCATCATCCATCAAGAATACTCTCACTGGCTCCTTTTTCTTCACTGTGGAGAGAGCTAGTCGCAAAGCGTTGTAAGACTTCTCCGAGCCGTATGGAGCTTCATTCAATATGAACGTAATCATCGGGTCATTTCCTCATACTTCTCATCATTCCGGGACCTCTCCGGCCCATCATTTTCGCCCTGGCCGCCGGCATGTCAATCTGCATCCCGATACATTCCTCCCCTACCATATCCATCATCCGTCCCATTCCAAGGGACCCTTTGGGCATCGCCATACAGTTGCCATACCTGCCCGTGGCAATCGATTCAAGATAATAGACCACCGCCCATAGCTGAGACTCGTCCAGTGCGCCTTTGTAGGAGGGCATGGGCGTACCTTCCACACCGGTGACCAATATTCGATAGAGGTCTTCAGATCTGTCTCCCATCTTTCTCGGCGTCCTGGTGAGATCTGGCATTTGCACCGGATTCTCCCGGCTATCCCGTAATTCGAGGGCTGAAAGACCATCACCTCGACCACTTGTTCCGTGGCACTTATCACACCCAGCTTCGCGGTACACTTGGGCACCAAGTGAGATCATGTCGGGCGTCTTGAGGGGAAGCTTCGGGATAACAACACCTTCTTCAAGTAGACGAACCGGGTTTTCCTGAAACCGGGGTGAAAATGATTTCATGTGTTCCACAACTGCCCAACGTTCTTCGTCTGTCAGGTGGATTTGCCCTAGCATACCCGTTCCCCTCACCCCTTCTGTAACACTGCGGTAAAGATCGCTGCTGAAAGGCAATGAACCGGGATACGTACTCTTGAACTTATATTCCCCTCGTGTAAGATCTGTCGGTTTGGTTCTGAACCGGTGGGCTTCCTTGCCGTTCCCGTCTCCGTTTTCACCATGGCATATGGCACAGTGTTGCTCGTACACGTTCTTCCCCAGATCCAACCTGCTCTGCCGATCAATATCCCCGGAAGATGACGGGTTATCCCCTCGAATGGAAACAGGTACGAAGGTTACCGCGATGATTGTGAGCAGTGAGGGAAGGATCAAAACGGTTTTACTCGCCATGGTTTAAACTCCCTTATTCTGTTCCAAATGTCCTTTCCGCTTTCGCCATTAGATAGGCTTTGCGCACTGTTTCATCACTGATTCCGAATTTGTCCAGCAACGGCGGTGGCGCCAGTCGATAAAACAATTTTGCGGTTACATTTTCTACACCTTCTGAGGGGAACTTGTACACCAACCGCCTCGTTTCTTCAGGTCTCAATCGGGTATCCTTCACAATCCTCGACGCTAACCACGGCATCGAAGGGACATTCCCCTCGAGATCAGAGAAAACTATATGGAAAACACCGAACGGATCCTCCTTGGCCGGGTTGTCAGTGAAGTTCGTCCAGACCTCCTGACCAGCCGGACCCAAGGCACTGACTTTCAAAAAGATCATCCTTGCCGGAGGACCGGTAGGGAGTAAGTGGGCGGAACCTGTATTTATGACTTCTACAGTGGCAATCACTTCGCCTTCGAACTCTTTCACATTCAACTCAATCGTAGCCGCTTCCCTTAGCTTTGCCGGAGAATAGGCACCGGAAAAATCGTGCCCCGACATATGACAATCCACGCAAGATTTGCCTGCCGCGGCCAATTGGGATTGCTTCCACTCAAAATCCGTGTCGCAGATGGTCAGATTCCCACAACTTCGTGTTCCCGGGATATCCAGCATATCACCGTGACACCCCGAGCAGATGCGACTGTTTTCAAACAATTCCGAATAGACAACTTTATGCCTTCCCGGCTCCGAATCCTTTTTTGTCCCTCGCTTGACCCCACCCGGATCATATTCGTTGGGCCACTTGTCCGGATGATCGGTGAGTTTCGTGATCGAGTGGCAAATATCGCAAGTTATCCCCTCACTCGTTATCTCTTGCTCCAAGCCAACATCACCATTGATCTGGCTCACCGGAGCGTGGCAGCGGATACAGTACAGCTTCGTCTGGCCATCGGTATCCTTCTGTGACAATTCGTAAACATATGCAAAGAGAATATTGGTGGAAGGCGTCGACCGGGCGTGACGTGAGCGTGACCATTGATCGTAGATCTCTTGGTGACATCCCTTGCACGTAGCTGCGCTTTCTATCCCAGCGGGTTCCTGAGCTGTCAGAACACCTTCAAGAAGGGTTACGGTAATGAATAGTAAGGATCGCAATAGTTTGATCATGATTCCTCCAACATTACTAAGAGCCTGGATACTCTTCCCACAGTTTTGACATATCCTCTAACCGTTCCATGACCGTTTCCCTCATTACCTGACAGGCCTCCACAGTTTTCCAGTCGGCAATTCGGTAATAGATCGGGCTAGAGGTTTGGGAAGTCGGCAAAGTATTCCTGCAAACTCCTCACTTTTGGACTCCCCTTCTGGAGGGTCCGGATTCCTCGGACGGCCGCCCGAGCGCCAGAAAGGGTCGTGATGACCGGTACCCCGTATTGAATTGCTGCTCGGCCAATGGCATATTCGTCATACCGTGACCGGGAACCAAGAGGTGTGTTCACCACCAGTTGAATGTCACCGTTCTTTATCCCATCCACCACATTGGGGCGACCCTCTCCCACCTTGAAAATCTTCGTGACTTCAATGCCGTTGCGCCGGCACGCCTTTGCTGTCCCTTCTGTTGCCAGGATGCGAAATCCCATTTCTGCGAAATCCCTGACTATGGGTATCGCTTTCATCTTGTCATTGTCGTTCACCGAGAAAAAGGTGGTCCCACCGGTGGGGAGTCTTTCACCACCTCCTATGAGGGCCTTCGCAAACGCGTCCCCAAACCTGCGGTCCAGGCCCATCACTTCTCCTGTTGATTTCATTTCGGGACCGAGAAAAACTTTTTCCCGGGGAAACTTGTTGAAGGGGAAGACAGGCTTCTTCACAGCGACAAAGTGGTTTTCTCTGCTTCCAGGTAGACGATAGTCGGATAAACTCTTCCCCAGTGCGAGTCCTGTGGCAATTTTGGCCAGTGGGACATTCGTCGCTTTGCTGACAAATGGAACTGTCCGGCTGGCCCGGGGATTTGCCTCCAGAACGAAAACAGTGCCGTCCTTCTCGGCAAACTGGATATTGATCAGACCCACCACCTCCATTTCAAGGGCAATGGTGCGGGTGTAAGTCTCCAACCTTTCAAGCGCATCCTCCGTAATCCAGTACGGAGGAATCACACACGAAGAGTCGCCGCTGTGGATCCCCGCCTCCTCGATATGCTGCATGATACCGCCAATAAAAACATCCTTCCCATCGCAGAGAGCATCGACGTCGAATTCGAAGGCATCTTCAAGAAAGGCATCGATGAGAATGGGGTGCCGGGGGGATACCTCGGCGGCGCGACGAACGTACTCCATAAGTGGTCTGCCGCCATAGACGATCTCCATGGCCCGTCCACCCAGTACGTAGGAAGGTCTCACAAGGACGGGATAGCCAACCCGCTTCGCCACGGCGACTGCCTCTTTCTCTGACATGGCCGTGCCGTACTCAGGCCTCGGTATCTTCAGCCGGTCCAGAAGTGCCCCAAACTTCTTCCTGTCTTCCGCCAGATCAATCGCTTCCGGAGAGGTGCCCACTATGGAAACGCCCGCCTCTTTCAGTCTTCCTGAAATGTTAAGCGGGGTCTGTCCGCCGAACTGGATGAGAACCCCCTCCGGCCTCTCAAGTTCGACGATGTTCATTACATCCTCAAAGGTAAGAGGCTCGAAATAGAGCCTGTCGGTGATATCAAAATCGGTGGAAACCGTTTCCGGATTGCAGTTGACCATGATCGTTTTCCAGCCCAGTTCAGTTGCCGCGAAAACGGCCTGAACACAGCAATAATCGAATTCGATTCCCTGACCGATTCGGTTGGGACCCCCTCCCAGGATCATGACCTTTCTCCCTTCCAGGGGCTCCACTTCATTCTCCTCCTCATAGGTAGAGTAGCAGTAAGGTGTCCGGGCCTCAAATTCCGCCGCACAGGTATCCACAATTTTGTAGGAGGGTAGAATATTCTCTTCCATGCGGCGGCTACGAATATCCGCTTCGGACGAGTCTACCATCCGGCCAATTTGGAGATCAGAAAAACCATCCCGTTTGAGAGATTTCAGTTCGTCGCTATCCACATTTCCATCCCTGCTCCTCCGCACGACTATCTCAATTTGGCGAAGAAACCAGGGATCGATACCTGTAGTGCGGTGGAGATCATCGACGCTCTGTCCATCGAGAAACGCCCTGTGGATCTTGAGCAGGCGGAACGCCGTGGGAAAGCGAAGTTTACTCATGTCCAGGGGGCGCTTGCTCCGCCGGCTGGCGGGCTCGAGTCCGTCTAAACCGATTTCCAGGGAGCGAAATGCTTTTTGGAGTGATTCCCGGAACGATCCACCGATGGCCATCACCTCCCCCACCGATTGCATCTGTACTCCAAGGTGACCCGACGCTGATGGGAATTTTTCGAAATCCCACCTTGGGACTTTTGTCACTACGTAGTCAATGGTTGGCTCAAAAGCGGCCAGGGTCTTTCCCGTAATGTCATTGGGTATCTCGTCAAGGGTGTATCCGACAGCCAGCTTCGCAGCGACCTTGGCAATAGGAAACCCTGTCGCTTTCGAAGCCAGTGCTGACGAACGGCTCACACGGGGATTCATTTCAATGATCACCATTTGACCCGTTTCCGGGTTAACGGCAAACTGAATATTTGAACCCCCTGTTTCGACACCGATACCCCGGATACAGGCAATGGCCCAATCACGCATCTTCTGGTATTCCGTGTCTGTCAGGGTCTGAGCAGGGGCCACTGTGATGGAATCGCCCGTATGAACTCCCATGGGATCGAGATTCTCAATGGAACATACAACTATGACGTTATCGTGCCGGTCCCGGATAACTTCCAGCTCAAACTCTTTCCATCCCAGTAACGATTCTTCAATAAGAATTTCAGAAATGGGGCTTTCCTCCAGTCCTTTCTCAGCCAGATCGAGAAACTCCTCCTGGTTGAATGCGCTGCTGCCGCCACTACCACCCAGGGTAAAGGAAGGCCGGATAATAACGGGGAAGGGAAGCTGTTCCGTCAGGGCAACGGCCTCATCCAGCGACTTTGCAAACCCTCCCTCGGGTGCGTCAATTCCCTCTTTTTCCATGCACTTCTTGAACTCTTCCCTGTCCTCGGCACGCTTGATGGCTTCAATACCAGCCCCGATGAGCTCCACGCCAAAATTCTCCAGTGCGCCACTTCCATGGAGTGACACGGCCAGATTGAGCCCCGTCTGTCCCCCCACTGTTGAGAGAAGGACGTCCGGCCGTTCCTTTTCTATGATGGCTTCAACGAATTCCAGGGTGAGGGGTTCAACATAGGTTGCATCCGCCATACCGGGGTCTGTCATGATAGTGGCAGGATTTGAATTCACAAGAATGATGCGATACCCTTCCTCCCGGAGAGCCTTGCACGCTTGAGTCCCTGAATAGTCAAATTCACAAGCCTGTCCAATCACGATGGGACCGGCACCCAGGATGAGAATCGACTCTATGTCAGTTCTCTTAGGCATCTTGATTTATGCAGGGATGCCATCTTTTGGGGATTTCTTCTGAACGCGTAGAGAATCTAGAAAGTCGTTTTCTCAAAAATCTTGTCCTTAAGACCTTGATTAACTTTGTATCTACTGAACTGGAGACGCACGGTGCCCTGAAAATCCGATTCAACGTCCGGAGCGTAAGACTCCCCGGAATCTCCAAATGGTCCGCTCATTGGGTCATGATCCCCCAACCTGCCGAGAAATCTGCCCCCTATGCTGAACGAAATCTCTGTGAGCCCGGGTAGCTGTATCCCACCATTCAGTTCCTCATAGTCAGTCACTATGGACAACATACGTGTTGTATCAACAAAAGTCTCAATTCTGACAATGACCCAGCGCTTTTCATCCACCCAGAGACGGGAGGTGACACTAATTCCCTGTTCCCCTTCATCACCCCACATCTTGAACTTCAGCGAATCGGGATTCACCATTCCCTCAACAATGATGCAGGAATCGCCATGAAGCTTCTCCCGGCCAGCCACGTGCAGATCAAACAGATTTGAAAAGCTCCGAGCCGGCGACATGGCCAATCCCGTCTTGGGAACAACTGCAAACCCATCTGATTCCACCTTCACTTTGTCCGGTTGCTTGAAATAGAGTTCCACGGTTTTGTTGGGCATGCGAAAATAGGGCATCTCCACAGATATGTCCACTCTGGCTGTATAATCCTCCACTTTGTTGAACTGGTTCGTCAATCGATTCAGGATCGTGTCCACCGTCATCGATTCTTCAGGAAAAGTGCCCACGTCCTGGAGAGGAATGAGGGGTCTACCTGAAGCAGCGAATACCAGCATGAGAACCATTCCTGTCACGACAGAATTTCCTTTCGTGTGAAGACCGCAAAACTGACCCCTATGAAACCGAAGGTGTAAAGAGCGAGCGCCGATATACTCTTTGCGATATCTGCCCAGGGAATTGGATCGTAGAATGCTTTTTTCCACAGGTCAAAGTAGGAGGTGAACAGGTACGGTCTGATTGTTTCAAACAAATCCAGAGGTATGTTGGAAACGGCAAGGCCCACAACGATGACGGCCATGGCGCCAATCATCGGTCCAATTCCATTATTCACCATGGTGGAAAACATGAAGCAGAGGGAGGCTACCACACACATAACACCAATGGCAAAGACAAACGACAGGCCAAATCGCAGCCACGCCGTCCCTTCCGGCAGAATCAAGATTCCCCGGTGAAAGATGATCAAATCGCCCGCACCGAGCCAGAGGGAGCCAAGGCCCAGACTCATAACAGCAAAGAACACAATCAGAGCGGCTGTATAGAGATAAGTGGCAGCCAGTTTCGAAAGGAGGATCTTACTCCGGGAAACCGGCCTCGTGAGGTATATTCGGAATGTACCAGCAGCTCCTTCACCCGCCACTACATCTCCAGCCACGAGAGTTATGAGGAATGGGATATGGACCCAGAGAAAATTCATGACGAAATAGGTGGCCAGG is a genomic window of Candidatus Neomarinimicrobiota bacterium containing:
- the mgtE gene encoding magnesium transporter, yielding MLTSNKERMGHVMTTKSFGTGRMSEREVVVLLDTFRRLIRRRARVNLVKLIHKTHSADLALLFRYFTDTQRLDVFNLMKEDNRAGELLSELDTSIVQSLLEPIEAEPIAELLKEIGSDDMADILGLLPDEKTNSILDTLKKEELEELMAYPQDSAGGIMAVDVFSLPETMKAKDAIDSIRTYYKEAEMVFYLYVTEEHKRLTGVVSLRELVTADPDAELKSIMTKEVVYVSPETDQEEVARQVSRYNLLAVPVVDNDRTLLGIVTVDDVVDVIREEATEDFLQMAGIGKDREILLKPVSENVKLRLPWLFATWVGGLMVAWISGIFEPVLMSTVALPAFIPVIIGMGGNVGTQSSTIIIRGFATGRIQLSRIGQVIWKEMRVGILLGIFYGFLLGVVSTFLKFLNVSPMIGLVVGLSICISMLIATSIGTLVPILLRRLDVDPAVASGPFVTTSIDILGILVYFLIAAHFLITV
- a CDS encoding glycosyltransferase yields the protein MIPVKNEKDHIVRILTEVTHQTYPKESYEIIIVDDQSTDITPNVCRSFAKEHPNLTLLSTKENSSPLRFKKRPLDMGIRHASGEIILLTDADCHVSSSWIEVMASYFTTQVGAVVGYAQVSPSVSSFERIQALDFLLLMAAAEGTTQMGIPLACTGQNLAYRKEAFEEVKGFSSFPHAVGGDDNLLLQRIKHQTDWKIAFASDSFSYVSSAPLPTLRDFVTQRMRWASDSSYVRQYDPFFFSIIIITFVVNLLPLTMLAASLWTPALLIPLAKGLAAKFAVEGVLMMKATRVLNRRELRKTFAGWFLLQIPYVVAMGILSFGGHRLQWGGREK
- a CDS encoding DUF3108 domain-containing protein, producing MSLPKIILLAGFLTSLGAETYHYTIYFWKIPCVHITMTISDTGEARRTELDFTTRTTKAFSYIFPVNSRYRTILDAQTFQMLRYEKNVEQPNLKQKLTILWNAQQKVYQSDSIHYERPEGTHNIFSLLLRARSTDWESLDMQWWPMDHEGRFLKSRFLWVDSTEIDLDGERHVTDHYRVDLIPGNSDAHLVDVTDVFTWGIGLEDCVRQIWIERGEERRILRAEVKVKGFTLFAELDNE
- a CDS encoding c-type cytochrome; protein product: MASKTVLILPSLLTIIAVTFVPVSIRGDNPSSSGDIDRQSRLDLGKNVYEQHCAICHGENGDGNGKEAHRFRTKPTDLTRGEYKFKSTYPGSLPFSSDLYRSVTEGVRGTGMLGQIHLTDEERWAVVEHMKSFSPRFQENPVRLLEEGVVIPKLPLKTPDMISLGAQVYREAGCDKCHGTSGRGDGLSALELRDSRENPVQMPDLTRTPRKMGDRSEDLYRILVTGVEGTPMPSYKGALDESQLWAVVYYLESIATGRYGNCMAMPKGSLGMGRMMDMVGEECIGMQIDMPAARAKMMGRRGPGMMRSMRK
- a CDS encoding multiheme c-type cytochrome; protein product: MIKLLRSLLFITVTLLEGVLTAQEPAGIESAATCKGCHQEIYDQWSRSRHARSTPSTNILFAYVYELSQKDTDGQTKLYCIRCHAPVSQINGDVGLEQEITSEGITCDICHSITKLTDHPDKWPNEYDPGGVKRGTKKDSEPGRHKVVYSELFENSRICSGCHGDMLDIPGTRSCGNLTICDTDFEWKQSQLAAAGKSCVDCHMSGHDFSGAYSPAKLREAATIELNVKEFEGEVIATVEVINTGSAHLLPTGPPARMIFLKVSALGPAGQEVWTNFTDNPAKEDPFGVFHIVFSDLEGNVPSMPWLASRIVKDTRLRPEETRRLVYKFPSEGVENVTAKLFYRLAPPPLLDKFGISDETVRKAYLMAKAERTFGTE
- the carB gene encoding carbamoyl-phosphate synthase large subunit, with protein sequence MPKRTDIESILILGAGPIVIGQACEFDYSGTQACKALREEGYRIILVNSNPATIMTDPGMADATYVEPLTLEFVEAIIEKERPDVLLSTVGGQTGLNLAVSLHGSGALENFGVELIGAGIEAIKRAEDREEFKKCMEKEGIDAPEGGFAKSLDEAVALTEQLPFPVIIRPSFTLGGSGGSSAFNQEEFLDLAEKGLEESPISEILIEESLLGWKEFELEVIRDRHDNVIVVCSIENLDPMGVHTGDSITVAPAQTLTDTEYQKMRDWAIACIRGIGVETGGSNIQFAVNPETGQMVIIEMNPRVSRSSALASKATGFPIAKVAAKLAVGYTLDEIPNDITGKTLAAFEPTIDYVVTKVPRWDFEKFPSASGHLGVQMQSVGEVMAIGGSFRESLQKAFRSLEIGLDGLEPASRRSKRPLDMSKLRFPTAFRLLKIHRAFLDGQSVDDLHRTTGIDPWFLRQIEIVVRRSRDGNVDSDELKSLKRDGFSDLQIGRMVDSSEADIRSRRMEENILPSYKIVDTCAAEFEARTPYCYSTYEEENEVEPLEGRKVMILGGGPNRIGQGIEFDYCCVQAVFAATELGWKTIMVNCNPETVSTDFDITDRLYFEPLTFEDVMNIVELERPEGVLIQFGGQTPLNISGRLKEAGVSIVGTSPEAIDLAEDRKKFGALLDRLKIPRPEYGTAMSEKEAVAVAKRVGYPVLVRPSYVLGGRAMEIVYGGRPLMEYVRRAAEVSPRHPILIDAFLEDAFEFDVDALCDGKDVFIGGIMQHIEEAGIHSGDSSCVIPPYWITEDALERLETYTRTIALEMEVVGLINIQFAEKDGTVFVLEANPRASRTVPFVSKATNVPLAKIATGLALGKSLSDYRLPGSRENHFVAVKKPVFPFNKFPREKVFLGPEMKSTGEVMGLDRRFGDAFAKALIGGGERLPTGGTTFFSVNDNDKMKAIPIVRDFAEMGFRILATEGTAKACRRNGIEVTKIFKVGEGRPNVVDGIKNGDIQLVVNTPLGSRSRYDEYAIGRAAIQYGVPVITTLSGARAAVRGIRTLQKGSPKVRSLQEYFADFPNL
- a CDS encoding ABC transporter permease subunit gives rise to the protein MMLFSLVKNELTKISGKRRSFLGFIVIGVLMPLILWGFKIGGGGIQRDMTRQLQDTFVMVGSMFNGFLATYFVMNFLWVHIPFLITLVAGDVVAGEGAAGTFRIYLTRPVSRSKILLSKLAATYLYTAALIVFFAVMSLGLGSLWLGAGDLIIFHRGILILPEGTAWLRFGLSFVFAIGVMCVVASLCFMFSTMVNNGIGPMIGAMAVIVVGLAVSNIPLDLFETIRPYLFTSYFDLWKKAFYDPIPWADIAKSISALALYTFGFIGVSFAVFTRKEILS